DNA sequence from the Sphingomonas sp. genome:
GGTGCTGACTCATGTGGCACCCGGCCGGGATGGCGAAGCCAGCGCTGCCCCCTATCTGGATGGAGCGCGAGCCCATTTCGCCGGACCCGTGTTCCTGGCTTCCGATCTTGTGCGATATTGAACACATATCGCGAAACCATGTCCTCAGCCGTTTGAGACATGCTTCAATCCGCGGCGGTTTTCCCGAAGGTCGGCCTGTCCGCTTCAGGCCAGCACGCGCCGTCCGGCGTCCGGTCGTTCTCTTCATGGCTGTAGAGACCGGTTCGCTAGCGACTGCGTCGCACGCCATTCTTTTCCGTCACCTTGCCTGCTCGGCGAAGCGACGTTCGGCTGCATCGCCGGGCGGCCCGGTGGATAGGTGATTGCGCCGATCCGGCAAGTTCGGACATTGAGGGGCGAAGGGCTGCGAGGGAGCGTGAAATGACAAGCCGATGCCGTACGGAAAAGCGCACGTTCAGGCGCGGCATGGCAGGGACCGCGCTCGCGGCCGGATTGCTGAGCATTGCGCCGGACCTGGCAGTGGCGCGCGACGGCTGCACCGTGACGCTGCGCGAGGCCGGTGACCGTTTCGACCGCGCGCAGATCGAGGGGGATCGCGCCGTGCTCGAGACGATGACCGCCGACGAGCTCGTCTTCGTCGGCAGCGATGGCGCCCGCCAGGACAAAATCGCCTTCATCGCGGGCTGGACCGATCCAGCCATCCGCTTTGACCCCGTCACGATACTCGACCCCTATATTGTCTCGCTCGGCGCGGATGCGGGGATCGTTGGCGGCGAAGTGGTGCTCAGCGGCACTGCCGGCGACCGGGCGTTCGCGAGCCGCATCCATTTTGCCGACACGTTCCGGCGGATCGACGGCTGTTGGCGCGCAGTGCACGTCCAGGCGACGCGCATGCCGCCGCGAGCGGACTGAACGTCCGTCGGACCGTTCAACGGCTTCATAGCGACGCTTGGCGGCAACCGGCTGGCCCTGGCTTGTGGCCGCCACGATCATGAGCGGAATGAACGACAAATGCCTGATGAGCGAGGCAGGCGCGGCCGCACCGCCCCTGCGGATGGGCGATTGGCCAATGGTGCGTCGCCATGACGGACCGCTGGAGACCGCTTCATTGCATCGCATCGCTGGCGCCGGCGGGGGGAATGGCCCCGCTTCGATCCGGCCCGAACGCCCGGCTCCACGTCCCGGCCTCTACTGAAGAGGAATGCGCGCAAAAAATGGGAGGCGGGTTCAAACCCGCCTCCCTGAAGTGAGCCGCCGACGCACATCGAATGCTAGGGGGTATCCGCAAACACCGGTAGCTGACTTCAAGGATGCCGCGCGATGCGGATGACGCAAAGCGCGCCGCCCGCGAACGCGTGGACTGGACGGCTGGAGAGGCGATCATGCCGCCGAACGTCGATTGCATCCGGTCGAACGTCGCTCGACCTTCGCCGCCCGCTCGCCCATATTCCGCCGATGCCGCAGCTTGTCATGGATCAGATCGAGGAGCCGCCCGCGCGGCGCGGCACGGCGTGGTTCGCCATTCGCCTGAAACCGCGTATCCGCGCGATTCTGCTGCTCACCGTCCTCTTCTGGCTTTCCAATTTCGCGATCCTGACCGGCGGGGCCGTGGCGAGCGGCGCGGAGTGGCTGCTCGCCATCGCCGCGCTGCGCGCCATCCTCGCCCTGTTCGGCGTCATCCTGTGCTTCGCTATCCACTTCACGCTGGAGCGTTTCGCCGCGCCGACCTTCCGAGGTCAGGCGCTGCTCGCCATCCTTCTCGCCCCCGTGGCGGCCGAGATCTATGCCTGGATCGTCTATTTCGGCTTCTGGATGGTCGGCCCGCCCGGCTGGTCGCCCACGATCAACTGGGCATCGGCGATCACCAGCCTGTCTTATTATATGTGGTTCTTCCTGGCCTGGACCGGTCTCTATCTCGCGCTCAATTACAGCTTCGATATCCAGGCGGAAAAGCTGCGCTCGGCGGAATTGCGCACGCACGCGCAAACGGCGCAGTTGCGCGCGCTGTACAATCAGGTGAATCCCCATTTCCTGTTCAACAGCCTTAATTCGATCTCCGCGCTGATCACGGAGGGGCGCAATACCGACGCGGACCGAATGGTCGGGAAGCTCGCCACCTTCTTCCGTCAATCTCTTTCGATCGATCCGTTCGAGGACATCCCGCTGACGCGCGAGCTCGATTTGCAACGTGCCTATCTGGAGATCGAGCAACTGCGCTATCCCGATCTCAAGCTTGACATCGATTTCCCTCCAGAGCTCGCCAATGTCGCCGTACCGGCACTGATTCTGCAGCCGCTCGTCGAAAATGCCGTGAAATACGGCGTCGCGGGATCGGCGCCGCCGGCGCGGATCGCCATTTCGGCACGCGCACGCGAAGACCTGCTGTCGATCGCCGTGACCGATGGCGGAACCACGCCACCCACGCCGGAGGGAAATGCCGCGGGTCTTGGCCTCAACAATGTGCGGCAACGGCTGGAGCAGCGGTTCGGTCGGAACCACGCGCTCGATACGCGCTGGAACGATCCCGGCTTCACCTGCACGATCACCCTCCCGCTTATAATGGCATCGGCATGAGCCCCCTGCGCGTTCTGACCGTTGACGACGAGATTCTGGCGCTGCGCCGGCTGCGGCACGCGCTCACCGCGCTCGACGATGTCGTGCTGGTCGGGGAGGCCGATGGCTGCGCCGCGGCGATCGACATGATCAAGCGGCTCGCGCCCGACATCGTCCTGCTCGACATCCGGATGCGCGACGGCAGCGGCTTCGACCTTGTCGATGCCTTGCCCGCCGACCAGCCGCCCACGATCATCTTCGTCTCGGCCTTCGATCATTATGCCGTGCGCGCCTTCGAGGCCAATGCGGCCGATTATGTGCTGAAACCGATCGAGACGGAACGGCTGGCCGCGGCGATCGCGCGGGCGCGGGAACGCTGCGAGACGGAAAGCGCTCGGGAACGGATGGGGGAGCTTCAAGCCGTCATCGCCAGCCTGCGCGAGGAGCTGCGCCATCAGGAGGACGGTACGCGCTACGAAACCGAATTGTGGATCCGCAAATCGCTCGGCGGCTATGTGCGCGTCGCGATCGACAGCATCGACTGGGTGAGCAGCGAAGACGATTATGTCCGCATCCATACTGGCGCCGGTTCCTATCTGCTGCGCGGCTCGATTCGGACTTTCGAGCAACGCGTCGATCCGGACAAGTTCACGCGCATCCACCGCCGCACCCTGGTCCGCACCGACGCCGTCCGCGAAGTGGTGGCGCCGCGGCTGGGCGGGCTCGAAGTGGTGCTGGCTTGCGGCGAGCGGCTGAGGGCCGGCCGGATCTACGCGAAGCGCGTCCGCACTTTCCTCAACGGCCCGCGCGCCGAAGACTGATACGCGACATTCACCCGCACGGCGGCGGCGTTCGGCGGATGCGCGCTTGCGCGGCCGCGCCTGAATGGGGAGGCACCGACAGGACATGTTGTTCCTGTGCCTCTGCTATTTCGATCGCGACGCGCCAGTGGACCGCGATACCGGTCGTCACGCGCCAAGCGGGCGCGACCGGGCAAACGCTGTGATTATCGAGGGGCAGATCGGCGAGTCCGGCCTGTCCCTGACCGTGGGGGGCAGCCGGGCGGCGCGGCGCGAAGACGGCCTGCCGGCTGAGGGTGAAGCGCGAGTTGGCGCCTTCCTGCTCGTCCATGCTGAGACGATCGACGAGGCCGCCGAGGTCGCATTAAAGCATCCGCCTCTGGGCTACAGAAGGCACGGTGCGGGCATCGAGATCCAACCGATCGACACTTACGAGATACCGGGCCGCCCCCCGGCACCAGCATGTCTCGCACCTGATGAATTGGAGCGTATCGTACCAACTGCGTTCTGATTTTGGGACGATTTTCGCACAAGCAGTGCGCTACCTATGTGGCAGCGCTGCAACAGCACAAGGCAGGAAGTACGAAACGTACTAATTTAAGCTTGTGAGAGCGGCGACACCGGCTAAACATCAGCGTCATCGACGGGGTCCGCGCCGCACACAGGCGGCTAGGGCGCCGGGCCAGGTGCGTCGCGCCCAGGCTCCCACCCATTCGAGGGACATCGACCGCGACATCGAACAGGAGGATGAGGAATGAGAAGCAAGGATTTCACGGCGCGCGCCATGCTGCTGAGCACGGCCGCGTGCCTTTTCGCGGCGACGCCGGCGTTCGCGCAGGACGACGACGGGGCCACGACGACGGCGGCTGACGACGACGCCGGCCAGGCGATCGTCATCACCGGCTCGCGCATCGCGCGCCGCGACCTCACCTCCACCAGCCCGCTCACCGTGGTCAGCAGCGAAGAGTTCACGCTGTCCGGCGCGGTCAATGTCGAACAGGTGCTCAACACGCTGCCCCAGGTCATTCCGGGCCAGACCGCCTTCTCGAACAATCCGGGCGGCCAGGGCGCCACGCTCAATCTGCGCGGCCTCGGCGCCATCCGTAACCTCGTCCTGGTCAACGGCCGGCGCTGGGTCAATTTCTCGGCCGCACAGACGGTCGATCTCAACACCATCCCGACCTTTCTGATCGACAGCGTCGATGTCGTCACCGGTGGTGCCTCGGCCGTTTACGGTTCCGATGCGCTCGCGGGCGTCATCAACTTCCGCCTGCGCCGCGATCTCGACGGCATCATCATGGGCGGCCAGTACAACATCACCGAGGAAGGCGACGGCCGGCGCTACGGCGGGCATATCGCGATCGGCACCCAGTTCGCCGACGGCCGCGGCCATGTCACGGTCTATGGCGAATATTTCAATCGCGGCCAGATCATGCAGGCCGACCGCGATTTCGGTTTCTTCGCGCTGGGCGAGCCGACCGTCGGCGGTGTCCTCGATCCCACGCAGCTGATCCCGCTGGGCTCGGCCGCGACGCCGTTCGGCCTGATTGTCGCCCCCGCCACGGTGACGGTCGGCCCCGGCGCCAGCTGCGGCGGCACCGGCAATCCGCCGCGCAACGCCGGTTGCTTCGACATCGCCGCCGGGACCAACTATGCCGGCAGCGGCGCCTATTTCGCGGCGCCCGGCGCCAGCCGGCCGTACAACCCGAACACCGACAGCTACAATTACGCCCCGGCCAACTATCTGATGGTCCCGCAGGAGCGCTGGCTGCTCGGCGGCTATGGCGAATATGAGATCGCTCCGGGCATCAACGCTTATGCCGAGATGACGTTCATCAACAATCGCGTCGCCAACGAGCTGGCCGCAACGCCGATCGGCGGCAATGTCGATATCAACCTGGCGGCGGTCCAGCCGCTGCTGTCGGCGGCCGATTTCGCCCAGCTCCAGCAGATCGCGGCCAACCAGCAGGCCGCCAATGCGGCCGCGATCGCCGCCGGCGTGGCGCTGCCGTTCAACAATTTCACGATCGGCACCACGCCGCAGGCCGGCGTGCCGCTGCCCGCGACGCATGTCCGGCTCAACGTCAACACGCGCGTCACCCAGGTGGGCTCGCGCAACACGCTCGACGAGCGCAATTCGTGGCGGACCCTGGTCGGCGTGCGTGGCGACATCACCGACACGCTGAACTACGACGTCTACTACATGTTCTCGCGCAACCGGACGTCGAACGTCCAGGACGGCAACATCTCGCGTTCGGCGTTCAACCGGCTGGTCGCCAACGGCACCTGCAACGTGTTCGGCGAGAACCAACTCTCGCAGACCTGCATCGACCAGATCTCGATCCTGGCGCAGAACACCAATATCGGGCAGATGCAGGTGGCGCAGGCCAGCATTTCCGGCCCGCTCTTCACCTTCGGCTCGGCCACCGATCCGGTCGCCTTCGCGGCGGGTGTCGAGTGGCGGTCGATGAGCGGCGAGTTCATCCCCGACACGGCCCTGTCGTCGGGCGACGTGGTCGGCTTCAACGCCGGCCAGCCGACCGCGGGCGCCTATGAAGTCAAGGAGGTGTTCGCCGAGCTTCGGGTGCCGATCGTCCAGGACGGCTTCATCCACCGCCTGGAGCTCAACGGCGCGGCCCGTTACTCCGACTATTCGCTCGCCAATGTCGGCGGCGTGTGGACCTATGCGGTCGGCGCCGAGCTGGCGCCGATCCGCGACATCACCTTCCGCGGCCAGTATCAGCGCGCCATCCGCGCGCCGAGCGTCGCCGAATTGTTCGGCGGCCAGGCCCAGGGCTTCCCGGCGGCGACCGACCCCTGCTCGAGCCGTTTCCCGACGGCGCTACGGACCGAGACGGTTCGTCAGCTTTGCATCGCCACCGGCGTCCCGGCGGGCGCGGTCTGGACCGGACCGGTTCAGCCCAACGCCCAGATCCAGGGCCTTTTCGGCGGCAATCCGAACCTGCAGGAAGAGGTCTCCGACACCTGGACGGTGGGCGCGGTCATCCGGCCGCGCTTCATCCCGCGGCTCAACATCACCGTCGATTATTACAACATCACGATCGACCAGGCGATTTCCGCGACCGCGGGCGGCGTGAACAACATCCTGAACCTGTGCTACACGGCGGTCCAGGACGCGAACGCGCCCTTGTGCCGGCTGATCAACCGCAATCCGCTCACCGGCGTGATCGGCGGGGAGTTCGTCGTCGATGCCAGGCTCGCCAATCTCGGCGGGTTCGAGACGAGCGGCGTCGATTTCCAGATCGACTACAGCCTGCCGCTGAACTTCAGCGCGTTCGGCGCGGGCAATTCCCGTCTCAATTTCTCGCTCCTCGGCAACTGGATGGAGAAGTGGAGCTTCGTTCCGGTGGCGGGCCTGCCCAATGTGATCGAATGTGCCGGGCGCTTCGGCACCCTCTGCGGTGGCGTCATCATCGGCGCCCAAGGCGTGCGTCCGGAGTGGAGCTGGAGCAGCCGCCTGTCGTGGATTGATGGTCCGCTGACCACCAGCCTGCGCTGGCGGTACACCGGCCGGGTGCGGGACGACAACGACAATGTCACCTACTTCACGGAGACGATCCCGGCCTACCACTATTTCGACCTGGCCTTCGCGTTCAACGTGAACGACAACCTCACGTTGAACCTGGGCATCAACAACCTGTTCGACAAGCAACCACCGATCATCGGCGCCAACCAGGAGCAGGCGAACACCATCCCGGGCACCTACGATACGCTCGGGCGGGACTTCTTCATCTCGGCGAATCTGCGCTTCTGAAACCTGCCAGAGAGCAAATTCGGAGGGCGGCGGGCTTCGGTCCGCCGCCCTTTCTTTTGCCCGCCCTCAGCCCGGCTCGCCCTTCACGACCCGCTCCAGCAGCCGATCGAGCCAGTCCATCCGCCCGCGCAGGGCGCTGACGGCATTGTCGTGGACGGACTCGTGGAACGGCACGGTGACGCCCTTCCCATAGTCTTCGAGTTCGCGCAGCTTTTCGTGCAGGGCGGCCTTCACCTCGACGATCCAGGCGATCCGCTCCTCCCGGTCGAGCAGGCCGAGCGACTGGACCTTGGTGCGCAACGGGTCTTCCAGCAGGAGATGGTTGGCGCGGATCGCGCGGACCCAGGCGCGCACCGCCTCGCGGCCCGCATCCGTGCACAGCAGCACCTCGGAGCCGCGCGCATCGCCCTCCACCGGGCGTTTCTCGACCAGCCCCTGCTCCGCGAGCCGGCGGATCATCGGATAGATCTTTCCCTTGCTGGTGTTGAAGTTGCTGACCGGCGAATCTTCGTAGATGCGGCTGATCTGATAAGCGGTCGCGGGCTGGATGCGCAGGACGAGCGCCAGGAAGGCCCCTTCATTGTCGGTCAGCTCGATCCGCCGCCGCGTCACTGCCTGCCCCCGCCACGCATCGCGCGGCGGTAGCAGGCGGACCGGCGGGGCAGCAAGCGCAAGCGAGGAAGGCTCGGCCCGTCCGCGTCCGCGCCTAGCGCGCGGGGGCCGATCTGCGGGCCCTGATCCAGCTCAGCTTGCTTCCTTCGCCCGGCCCCGCATGGGCCGCGATGCCGGTCCTGAGAATCCAGGCCGCGCCGGCGAGCGAGACGGCGATGAACAGCATCGCCCATTCCATGTGGCTGGCGGGATCGCCGATCACCCGGGGAATGTGGACGAGCAGCGCGAACGAGGCGACCATCGCCGTGAACAAGGCGGCGGCGAGCCGCGACAGCACGCCCGAGGCGAGGCTGGCCGCCGCCGCGATATGCGCCGCGCCGGTCAGCGCCGCCAGGAAATGGCGCCCGGGCATCCAGGCCGGAACCATGCCGGCTGTGATGTCCAGATAGACGAAATGGCAGAGCCCGAAGACGAAGGCGCAGCCGGCGAAGACGATGCGCGCCGCGCGCATCGCGACCGGGCGCGCGCCTCCCGTCAGCAGCAATGCCAGCACCGCGCCGCCGACGGCGAAGGTCACCACCTCGGTGAAGGCGAGCCACACCCCCGCGTTGAGCGGATGCGCCGCGAGTCGCGCGGCATGGACGACGATCGCCCACAGTCCGTAGCTCCCGGCGAGCAGCAATGCTCCCCACAGCGCCAGCGGCCGCCACAGCAGCATCGCGCCGCCGGCGACGAGCAGCGCATTGGAGAACAGCGCCAGCGGCGCCCGCGCCGGCAGGCTTTCGGGCACCAGCTGCCATTGCAGCCAGAAATCGCCGTGGAGGAAGCCGGCCAGTCCGAAGCCGATCGCGCCGATCGCGAAAGGTAGCGCGATAAAGGTCATGTTGTCGGATCTCATGGCTCTCCACCTGTCGGACATGCCCGCCGCAGCCGGGATATCCGGCCCAACCGACGCGTGCTTGGGGGATATTGCTGCAACAAGAATCAGGCCGAGCAGGCCGCCAAAGCCGAGACCTGTGGGCCCGGCGCCTTGGAGGAGCGCCGTCGGCTGCATCGCTTCGTACATGAATATGCGCATATCGTCGAAACGGCATGGCGCGCTTGGCGGATATTGCTGTAGCCGTCCCGGCGGGCTGCGAGACGAGGAAGCGACTGGGGCGATGATCCAGGCGAACGAGTTCAGGGTCGACACGACCGGGCCTCAATTGCCGCGGCGTGGCGCGCTTTACGGCGCCGGCGAGGACGCACGAACCGGATATGCCGGCGGTGTCTTCGAGAAAACCTACCTTGGGCCGGTGATCGGCGTCGTCGAATCAGGCGCTTTCCGCTACCGCGGGGAAAGCGGCGAAACGCTCGCCATCCCCGGCACCATATTGTTCGGCAATGCCGGTGAAGGTTTCCAGTGCGCGCATCTCGATGCGGCCGGAAACCGGCGCTCGATCGTCGCCTTTTCGCCGGGGCTGCTCGACGAGGCCGCCGAGGATGCGGGGCTGTCGCGGGGCCGCTTTCCCGCTCCGGCCGCGCCGCCGGGGCCTGGCAGCCTGACGATGCAGGCGGCGATCCGCCGCCTGGCGCGCAGCCGCGAGACGCATGAGGATGTGCTGCTGGGCCTGCTCGCCGACGCCTTCGGGACGGCGCGACGCAGCGATCCGTCCCCGTCCGACCGGGAAACCCGCCGGATCCTGGAGAGCGCGCGCTTCCTCGAAGCCCGCTATCGCGAGCCGCACAATCTCGCGGAGCTGGCAGCGGCGGCCGGCCTCAGCCGCTTTCACTTCCTGCGCCGGTTCCGCGCGCTGACCGGCGTCAGCCCCCACCAGTATGTCATCGCCTTGCGCCTGCGCGCGGCGGCCCGGCGGCTGGAGGACAGCGCCGCGCCCGTCACCGCCATCGCGCTGGAGGAGGGCTTCAACGACATCTCGCACTTTAACCGGCTGTTCCGGCGCGCTTTCGTCATGTCGCCGGTGAAGTGGCGCCGGCAGCGGCGGCCCTGACCGTTCCTAACGCCGCCCGGGGGCGCCGAAATGCCCGAGCGGGGCGGGCTTGCGTCCCATCGCGGTGGCGAGTTGGACAGTCGCCGGATGCAGTGGCGTGACGAATTCGAAGCCCGCCTGACCATCCTCGATCCAGGCGACGCGGCTATGCTGCGGTTCCATCCCAGCCAGCTTCAGCCAGGCGAAGGACCCCGTTTCGAGCGTGACCGGAACCCTGGCCATGAAGCCGTCGGTGGACAGATTGACGATATCGACATCGACGATCCGCGCGCCAGGATCGCGCAGGCGAGCGGCGAGATTGACGATACGACGTTCCGCCCGACGGCCGTTGCGAGCAGGAAGAAAGGCCAGTTGCGCCATGGTCACGCTCATTTCTCCTTCGTCGGCCACGATGCGCGCCAATGCCTAAGCAAGGCTTAAGGAGATGCGCGCCCGCACCGATTGCGCGATCGGCCGTGCCAGTTTAATCTCGCGCTCGTGACGACCGCGCGCCGCCTTCTGCCGCTGATCGCGATCTTCGCCCTGCTCGTCGCGCCGTTCGGGCGGATAGGCATGGCGGAGGCCGCCGCGACGCTCCACCATGCTGCGCCGATGGCGATGGCCGGCCATTGCGAGGACATGGCCGCACCGGATCATGGCCCGACCGGCAAGGCCGGCAAGGCCGCGATCGATTGCATGATCGCCTGCGCCGCGGTCGCGCCGATGCCGCTGTCGCAAATCGCGCTGATGATCGTGCCGGCCGCCATGCCCGGCGACGGCGGTGCGCCCGCCGCCTTCGATGGCCTCCACCCCGGTGCCGATCCACCGCCTCCGCGCTTCGCCTGACGATCCGATTCCAAACAATCCGATAGTCAGGAGACCGAAATGAAAATCCTCATCCTGGCGGCCGCCTTCGCGGTCGCCGCGCCTGCCATGGCGCAAAATGCCCCGCAGCCCGCTCCGGCGCCATCGCACCAGAGCCACGACCGGCAACAGCATGGCGATCATCAGGGCCATGGCCAGCATGACGGCCATCGCGGCGAATGTTGCCCCCGCGATGCCGACGGGCGCATACCCGAATGCTGCGCCGAGGGCGAGGACGGTCATCGTCACGCCTGCTGCGAAGACAGGGACCGGCAGGACGCGCACGCGGACCATCGCGCCGAATAAGGAGGAAGGGCGGCGGCAATGATCGCCGCCGCCCCGAATCC
Encoded proteins:
- a CDS encoding histidine kinase, which produces MPQLVMDQIEEPPARRGTAWFAIRLKPRIRAILLLTVLFWLSNFAILTGGAVASGAEWLLAIAALRAILALFGVILCFAIHFTLERFAAPTFRGQALLAILLAPVAAEIYAWIVYFGFWMVGPPGWSPTINWASAITSLSYYMWFFLAWTGLYLALNYSFDIQAEKLRSAELRTHAQTAQLRALYNQVNPHFLFNSLNSISALITEGRNTDADRMVGKLATFFRQSLSIDPFEDIPLTRELDLQRAYLEIEQLRYPDLKLDIDFPPELANVAVPALILQPLVENAVKYGVAGSAPPARIAISARAREDLLSIAVTDGGTTPPTPEGNAAGLGLNNVRQRLEQRFGRNHALDTRWNDPGFTCTITLPLIMASA
- a CDS encoding helix-turn-helix transcriptional regulator translates to MIQANEFRVDTTGPQLPRRGALYGAGEDARTGYAGGVFEKTYLGPVIGVVESGAFRYRGESGETLAIPGTILFGNAGEGFQCAHLDAAGNRRSIVAFSPGLLDEAAEDAGLSRGRFPAPAAPPGPGSLTMQAAIRRLARSRETHEDVLLGLLADAFGTARRSDPSPSDRETRRILESARFLEARYREPHNLAELAAAAGLSRFHFLRRFRALTGVSPHQYVIALRLRAAARRLEDSAAPVTAIALEEGFNDISHFNRLFRRAFVMSPVKWRRQRRP
- a CDS encoding response regulator transcription factor, which produces MSPLRVLTVDDEILALRRLRHALTALDDVVLVGEADGCAAAIDMIKRLAPDIVLLDIRMRDGSGFDLVDALPADQPPTIIFVSAFDHYAVRAFEANAADYVLKPIETERLAAAIARARERCETESARERMGELQAVIASLREELRHQEDGTRYETELWIRKSLGGYVRVAIDSIDWVSSEDDYVRIHTGAGSYLLRGSIRTFEQRVDPDKFTRIHRRTLVRTDAVREVVAPRLGGLEVVLACGERLRAGRIYAKRVRTFLNGPRAED
- a CDS encoding nuclear transport factor 2 family protein, whose translation is MAGTALAAGLLSIAPDLAVARDGCTVTLREAGDRFDRAQIEGDRAVLETMTADELVFVGSDGARQDKIAFIAGWTDPAIRFDPVTILDPYIVSLGADAGIVGGEVVLSGTAGDRAFASRIHFADTFRRIDGCWRAVHVQATRMPPRAD
- a CDS encoding PadR family transcriptional regulator, whose protein sequence is MTRRRIELTDNEGAFLALVLRIQPATAYQISRIYEDSPVSNFNTSKGKIYPMIRRLAEQGLVEKRPVEGDARGSEVLLCTDAGREAVRAWVRAIRANHLLLEDPLRTKVQSLGLLDREERIAWIVEVKAALHEKLRELEDYGKGVTVPFHESVHDNAVSALRGRMDWLDRLLERVVKGEPG
- a CDS encoding TonB-dependent receptor is translated as MLLSTAACLFAATPAFAQDDDGATTTAADDDAGQAIVITGSRIARRDLTSTSPLTVVSSEEFTLSGAVNVEQVLNTLPQVIPGQTAFSNNPGGQGATLNLRGLGAIRNLVLVNGRRWVNFSAAQTVDLNTIPTFLIDSVDVVTGGASAVYGSDALAGVINFRLRRDLDGIIMGGQYNITEEGDGRRYGGHIAIGTQFADGRGHVTVYGEYFNRGQIMQADRDFGFFALGEPTVGGVLDPTQLIPLGSAATPFGLIVAPATVTVGPGASCGGTGNPPRNAGCFDIAAGTNYAGSGAYFAAPGASRPYNPNTDSYNYAPANYLMVPQERWLLGGYGEYEIAPGINAYAEMTFINNRVANELAATPIGGNVDINLAAVQPLLSAADFAQLQQIAANQQAANAAAIAAGVALPFNNFTIGTTPQAGVPLPATHVRLNVNTRVTQVGSRNTLDERNSWRTLVGVRGDITDTLNYDVYYMFSRNRTSNVQDGNISRSAFNRLVANGTCNVFGENQLSQTCIDQISILAQNTNIGQMQVAQASISGPLFTFGSATDPVAFAAGVEWRSMSGEFIPDTALSSGDVVGFNAGQPTAGAYEVKEVFAELRVPIVQDGFIHRLELNGAARYSDYSLANVGGVWTYAVGAELAPIRDITFRGQYQRAIRAPSVAELFGGQAQGFPAATDPCSSRFPTALRTETVRQLCIATGVPAGAVWTGPVQPNAQIQGLFGGNPNLQEEVSDTWTVGAVIRPRFIPRLNITVDYYNITIDQAISATAGGVNNILNLCYTAVQDANAPLCRLINRNPLTGVIGGEFVVDARLANLGGFETSGVDFQIDYSLPLNFSAFGAGNSRLNFSLLGNWMEKWSFVPVAGLPNVIECAGRFGTLCGGVIIGAQGVRPEWSWSSRLSWIDGPLTTSLRWRYTGRVRDDNDNVTYFTETIPAYHYFDLAFAFNVNDNLTLNLGINNLFDKQPPIIGANQEQANTIPGTYDTLGRDFFISANLRF